The proteins below are encoded in one region of Sedimentibacter sp. zth1:
- the purC gene encoding phosphoribosylaminoimidazolesuccinocarboxamide synthase, producing the protein MQKLEQLYEGKAKKVFKTDNEKEYIVEYKDDATAFNGVKKGTIVGKGVVNNKMTAAIFTMLEKQGIPTHQVKLLNDRECLVKAVKILPLEVIVRNIAAGSLATRLGLEEGVVLKSTVLEFSYKNDDLGDPMVNDYHIAAMELATPEQLDTVKEYALKINTILQKFFIERNIKLVDFKLEFGLYDGKVILADEISPDTCRLWDKDTDKKLDKDRFRRDLGGVEEVYKEVLERINK; encoded by the coding sequence AACAATTATATGAAGGAAAAGCAAAAAAGGTATTTAAAACAGATAATGAAAAAGAATACATTGTAGAATATAAGGATGACGCTACTGCATTTAACGGTGTAAAAAAAGGAACTATTGTTGGAAAAGGTGTTGTAAATAACAAAATGACAGCAGCAATTTTTACTATGTTAGAAAAACAAGGTATACCAACACATCAAGTTAAGTTATTAAATGATAGAGAATGTTTAGTTAAGGCAGTTAAAATACTTCCTCTTGAAGTTATTGTAAGAAATATAGCTGCTGGTTCTTTAGCAACAAGACTTGGTCTTGAAGAAGGTGTTGTTTTAAAATCTACAGTATTAGAATTTTCATATAAAAACGATGATTTAGGCGATCCAATGGTAAATGATTATCATATAGCAGCAATGGAACTAGCTACACCTGAGCAATTAGATACTGTTAAAGAATATGCCTTAAAAATAAACACTATACTTCAAAAATTCTTTATTGAAAGAAATATTAAGCTTGTAGATTTCAAACTAGAGTTTGGTTTATATGATGGCAAAGTAATTTTAGCAGATGAAATTTCACCAGATACTTGTAGATTATGGGATAAAGATACTGACAAAAAATTAGATAAAGACAGATTTAGAAGAGATTTAGGTGGTGTAGAAGAAGTTTATAAAGAAGTATTAGAAAGAATAAATAAATAA